One part of the Bacteroidota bacterium genome encodes these proteins:
- a CDS encoding AI-2E family transporter, translated as MRTFESFRRFDGIALALGGMALIALAFFVQSVLSPFVTVAILFLLMFPFREYRAARRLMVAGGALFAVWFFFSLSGLLVPFILGGLLAYLFNPIVTRLHESRKIPRAWSSIVFVLLFCAVLVTVGWIFIPSLIVQTREFITRLTFFVREHSDSFDLPHLRRVMLTMGLPEQLVDRVLLEQVGPEVRKAVAIVPRIIFDLITGLPRFLERTLNLIIVPIAMFYFLKDWPKLRPLLFELFPVKNPARRDAIIADMDRVLYGFIRGQATVAIIIGALGAIAYSILGIPYAGLLGVVLAVAELVPIVGMIFSLFVVELVIFLTMVLNFGVIASGILVIMGLHFLEAYFIGPRIIGEGIGIPPILMILALTVFGYFLGLLGLLIAVPTTGIILLFVNEYRRMQKVT; from the coding sequence GTGAGGACTTTCGAATCATTCCGGCGCTTCGATGGCATTGCTTTGGCCCTTGGTGGCATGGCACTCATCGCCCTCGCGTTTTTCGTTCAATCCGTCTTAAGTCCGTTCGTTACGGTTGCAATCCTGTTTCTTCTCATGTTCCCGTTTCGCGAGTATCGCGCGGCACGGCGGCTGATGGTTGCTGGCGGAGCGCTTTTTGCCGTTTGGTTCTTTTTCTCGCTCTCCGGTTTACTGGTGCCATTCATCCTTGGAGGCTTGCTGGCATATTTGTTCAATCCGATCGTAACACGCCTTCATGAGTCGCGGAAGATTCCTCGGGCCTGGAGCTCGATCGTGTTCGTCCTACTATTTTGCGCCGTGCTGGTTACCGTGGGATGGATCTTCATCCCAAGCTTGATCGTACAAACGAGAGAATTTATCACACGGCTGACCTTTTTTGTACGCGAGCATTCGGATTCTTTCGATCTACCGCATCTGCGGCGAGTGATGCTGACAATGGGGCTGCCAGAACAATTGGTCGATCGTGTACTGCTCGAACAAGTTGGACCCGAGGTTCGCAAGGCCGTCGCGATCGTGCCTCGGATCATTTTCGATCTTATCACCGGTCTGCCAAGATTTTTGGAGCGTACGCTCAATCTCATTATCGTCCCGATTGCCATGTTCTATTTCCTGAAGGACTGGCCAAAGCTGCGCCCGCTGCTCTTTGAGCTCTTTCCCGTTAAGAATCCTGCACGGCGCGATGCGATCATCGCGGACATGGACCGCGTCCTTTATGGCTTTATTCGCGGACAAGCCACGGTAGCTATTATTATCGGGGCGCTGGGCGCAATTGCCTATTCAATATTAGGAATTCCCTATGCGGGCCTGCTTGGGGTAGTGCTCGCCGTTGCGGAGTTAGTCCCGATCGTCGGAATGATCTTCAGTCTATTCGTCGTCGAACTCGTAATATTCCTCACGATGGTCCTGAACTTCGGTGTGATCGCCAGCGGCATTCTGGTTATTATGGGGCTGCATTTTCTGGAGGCGTATTTTATCGGCCCACGTATCATCGGCGAAGGAATCGGAATTCCACCGATTCTGATGATTCTCGCACTCACCGTCTTTGGCTACTTCCTCGGCCTCCTCGGTCTGCTAATTGCTGTGCCAACGACTGGGATTATTCTGCTTTTCGTCAATGAGTACCGGCGCATGCAAAAGGTTACCTGA
- a CDS encoding choice-of-anchor D domain-containing protein has protein sequence MRIQRIALVASFLVVGGMWWSGCSSSTGPATSSRAGTLVLPTTIDFGAMSVGQLRDTLVPFQNTGGDSLTITSDGRSSADELDTNFFNPVGIGAYGFRAMHVQFQPLATGLRTVHDTIHYSVGGNGALAVMTITANAEGSGNTGGGTGSLFVPATVDFGILPVGAWHDTTIVIANNGTVALTITSSSLMNGSEARDMSFAVPMTLQPGSYQIIHVQFNPNSIGVHVHTDSIRYTTNGTNAIATIVYRGQGANTGGGTGGGTGGGAIPGPGSTFTYDTWQVDTNGNSSTHSDSTYSIVSNSLAFSGKTNVLEMRGPDGSLSYYHVETNGDVSTYLDLSQFGLPIPVTASWYTIPLASHKEITQIIDSAQGFVLSSDAKYLASPSVSAANQTFATQQGSLSFTASYQLGPIALPLGSLTTTIWYVPSIKFYAKRMDAQSTISGLGGTAKSSSSNYLLKSLQVR, from the coding sequence ATGAGAATTCAACGGATTGCTTTGGTCGCGTCGTTTTTGGTTGTGGGTGGGATGTGGTGGAGTGGCTGTTCCTCCTCGACTGGTCCGGCAACATCTTCACGTGCCGGCACGCTCGTGCTGCCAACGACCATCGATTTTGGCGCAATGAGTGTCGGCCAGCTCCGTGACACCTTGGTGCCGTTTCAGAATACCGGTGGGGACTCATTGACGATTACCTCCGATGGCCGGAGCTCCGCGGATGAACTCGATACAAATTTCTTCAATCCGGTTGGAATTGGAGCCTATGGTTTTCGAGCAATGCACGTGCAATTCCAGCCTCTCGCGACTGGCCTTCGAACGGTACATGACACCATCCACTATTCCGTTGGTGGCAACGGGGCGCTGGCAGTCATGACGATTACCGCGAATGCAGAGGGGAGCGGCAACACTGGTGGTGGGACTGGTAGTCTCTTCGTCCCGGCAACCGTTGATTTTGGCATTCTGCCTGTCGGCGCCTGGCACGACACGACGATCGTGATTGCTAATAATGGGACCGTGGCGCTCACGATTACTTCGAGCAGTCTGATGAATGGTTCGGAAGCCAGAGACATGAGTTTCGCAGTCCCAATGACGTTGCAACCTGGGAGCTATCAGATTATTCACGTACAATTTAATCCGAATTCGATAGGCGTTCATGTCCATACAGATTCCATCCGCTATACGACTAATGGGACTAACGCCATCGCAACTATTGTCTATCGTGGACAAGGTGCAAACACGGGTGGTGGCACAGGCGGTGGCACCGGCGGCGGCGCAATTCCAGGACCGGGCAGCACCTTCACGTATGACACATGGCAAGTCGATACCAACGGCAATTCGAGCACGCATTCCGATTCGACTTATTCCATTGTCAGTAATTCCCTGGCATTTTCCGGCAAGACGAACGTGCTTGAAATGAGAGGGCCGGACGGCTCCCTGAGCTACTATCACGTGGAAACGAACGGAGACGTTTCGACCTATCTCGATCTGAGTCAGTTTGGGCTTCCGATCCCAGTCACTGCGAGTTGGTACACCATTCCGTTAGCAAGCCACAAAGAGATTACCCAGATTATCGATTCGGCGCAAGGCTTCGTGCTGAGTTCCGACGCGAAGTACCTTGCGTCGCCATCGGTCAGCGCTGCGAACCAGACCTTCGCAACGCAGCAAGGTTCGTTGAGCTTCACGGCATCGTATCAACTCGGACCAATCGCATTGCCACTCGGATCGCTCACCACGACGATCTGGTACGTGCCCTCGATCAAGTTCTACGCGAAGCGGATGGATGCACAATCAACGATCAGCGGTCTCGGCGGTACGGCGAAGAGTTCGTCTTCGAATTACCTCCTAAAGTCGCTTCAGGTAAGGTAG
- the rmuC gene encoding DNA recombination protein RmuC: MEFTPIEYALFAVLAISFIISFWLRSRLSRRLRDEREKSVRLEALYEQIPKLEEDLSNVRNECAHLQDVARALEHDLGQQKAIAGEVPNLKDMIRKADEQIRYLFAEKARLEKTVENDDEKLRMLMEAREELSNNFDRISKQALTLNSQSFLDLARESLSKYQESAKGDLEKRQQAISELVTPLQTKLREFEQKVDEVYRTEAAERNSLRGEIKNLVELNQQISREASNLALALKGDTKKQGNWGELILEKVLEFSGLRKGDANDKKEYRLQDSFRNELGGRSIPDAIIYLPENKHIVIDAKVSLVAYDRCVSAQTDEERAAALFDHVTSVKKHIKELSDKDYISLAELDSPDFTLLFMPIESSFGLAIQADNELFAYAWDRKIVIVSPSTLLATLRTISSIWKQERQTRNALDIADRAGKMYDKFVGFTEDLIAVGKKMGEAKTGYDDAMRKLSTGPGNLVRQSEQLKEMGAKATKQLTAKLLERSGDEMQSEPLLAAAGGEVKTSEPA, encoded by the coding sequence ATGGAATTCACCCCGATTGAGTATGCCCTGTTTGCCGTCCTGGCCATCTCATTCATTATTTCATTCTGGCTTCGGTCCCGGCTTTCGCGCCGTCTTCGGGATGAACGCGAAAAGAGTGTCCGACTTGAAGCGCTCTACGAGCAGATTCCAAAACTGGAAGAGGATTTGAGTAATGTGCGGAATGAATGCGCCCATCTTCAGGATGTGGCCCGAGCCCTGGAGCATGATCTTGGCCAACAAAAGGCAATCGCTGGTGAAGTGCCAAATCTGAAGGACATGATCCGGAAGGCCGACGAGCAGATCAGGTACTTATTCGCTGAGAAGGCTCGGTTGGAAAAAACCGTGGAAAATGACGATGAAAAGCTCCGAATGCTCATGGAGGCGAGAGAAGAGCTTTCGAACAATTTCGACCGAATCAGCAAACAAGCTCTCACACTGAATTCTCAGTCATTTCTCGATCTTGCTCGCGAATCCCTCTCCAAATATCAGGAATCGGCCAAGGGCGATCTCGAAAAACGGCAGCAGGCGATCAGCGAGTTGGTGACACCACTGCAGACTAAGCTTCGTGAATTCGAGCAAAAGGTAGACGAAGTATACCGTACCGAAGCCGCTGAACGAAACTCATTGAGAGGTGAGATAAAGAACCTGGTCGAATTGAACCAGCAGATTAGCCGGGAAGCATCGAATCTTGCGCTTGCACTTAAAGGTGACACGAAGAAGCAAGGGAATTGGGGCGAACTCATTCTGGAAAAAGTCCTCGAGTTCTCAGGACTTCGTAAAGGTGACGCAAACGATAAGAAAGAATACCGTCTTCAGGACAGTTTCCGAAATGAACTTGGCGGGCGATCGATCCCAGACGCAATTATCTATTTGCCAGAGAACAAGCACATCGTCATCGACGCGAAAGTCTCGTTGGTTGCGTACGATCGGTGTGTTTCCGCACAAACCGATGAGGAACGTGCGGCTGCTCTCTTCGATCATGTTACCTCGGTCAAGAAACACATTAAGGAACTGAGTGATAAGGACTATATTTCGCTTGCGGAATTGGACTCGCCGGATTTTACGCTGCTTTTCATGCCAATCGAGTCTTCATTTGGTCTCGCGATCCAGGCTGACAATGAACTCTTCGCTTACGCGTGGGACCGAAAGATAGTGATCGTCAGTCCTTCGACGTTGCTGGCAACTCTGCGTACGATTTCCTCCATCTGGAAGCAGGAGCGCCAAACACGAAACGCGCTGGACATTGCCGATCGTGCGGGCAAGATGTATGACAAGTTTGTCGGTTTCACCGAAGATCTGATCGCTGTAGGCAAAAAGATGGGCGAAGCAAAAACCGGATACGATGATGCAATGCGGAAGCTTTCGACCGGACCCGGAAATCTTGTTCGGCAGTCGGAACAACTCAAGGAGATGGGAGCGAAGGCCACTAAGCAGCTCACAGCCAAGCTATTGGAGCGATCAGGTGATGAAATGCAATCGGAGCCTCTTCTTGCTGCCGCAGGTGGTGAAGTCAAGACGTCAGAGCCAGCTTAG
- the pheS gene encoding phenylalanine--tRNA ligase subunit alpha: protein MITVREKLLADLDAIGAADQLESYKLAHLTRKGTIAAMFDDLRSVSKEEKPIAGKELNSLRQQIEERFKEKEALYLGGAGPGALSGIDLTMPARAVSVSAAGHEHPLMKTLNEMVSIFERMGFAVEYGPEVEDDEHNFGKLNFAPDHPARDMQDTFFVKSSAGADGAPLLLRTHTSPVQIRLMERQKPPIRAIMPGRVYRNEAISARSGVAFFMMEGLVVGPGVSMADLKGVLLSFARQFFGSDAKIRLRPSFFPFTEPSAEVDVSCYICGGKGCRVCKNSGWLEILGAGMVHPNVLKACNIDPEIYTGYAFGIGIDRTAMMRYGVSDIRDFFENDLRFLEQF, encoded by the coding sequence ATAATAACCGTCCGAGAAAAGTTGCTGGCCGATTTGGATGCAATCGGCGCGGCGGATCAACTCGAATCATACAAGCTCGCCCATTTGACGCGAAAGGGGACGATCGCCGCCATGTTCGACGATCTCCGCTCAGTATCCAAAGAAGAGAAGCCGATTGCCGGCAAGGAGCTTAATTCGCTCCGGCAGCAGATCGAGGAGCGATTCAAAGAAAAGGAAGCCTTGTATCTTGGTGGTGCTGGCCCCGGCGCACTTAGTGGGATCGACCTCACGATGCCTGCGCGGGCGGTCTCGGTCTCGGCGGCCGGACACGAGCATCCGCTGATGAAGACGCTGAACGAAATGGTCTCGATCTTCGAGCGAATGGGTTTTGCGGTTGAATACGGCCCCGAAGTTGAGGACGACGAGCATAACTTTGGCAAGTTGAATTTTGCGCCCGATCATCCGGCGCGAGATATGCAGGATACATTCTTTGTCAAGTCTTCCGCAGGTGCGGATGGAGCACCACTGTTATTGCGCACGCACACATCTCCCGTGCAGATCCGATTGATGGAGCGGCAGAAGCCGCCGATCCGTGCCATCATGCCAGGTCGGGTGTATCGCAATGAAGCCATCAGTGCGCGGAGTGGAGTGGCGTTCTTTATGATGGAAGGTCTCGTGGTCGGACCGGGCGTTAGCATGGCCGATCTCAAAGGAGTGCTGCTTTCATTCGCGCGACAATTCTTTGGCTCCGATGCGAAGATCCGTCTACGCCCGAGCTTTTTTCCGTTCACAGAGCCGAGCGCCGAAGTCGATGTGAGCTGTTACATTTGTGGCGGCAAGGGCTGCCGCGTATGCAAGAATTCTGGCTGGCTCGAAATATTAGGGGCCGGCATGGTACATCCGAACGTGCTCAAAGCCTGCAACATCGACCCGGAAATCTACACTGGATATGCGTTTGGTATTGGTATTGACCGGACGGCGATGATGCGATACGGGGTCAGCGATATTCGGGATTTCTTCGAAAATGACCTCCGTTTCCTCGAGCAGTTCTAA
- a CDS encoding DUF1573 domain-containing protein, whose protein sequence is MRPRTSIAFSCLLMIVVIAGCSSSAVSPPAVTRTFTLSAGSIDFGSSREGLCTDTLHGIPKETILTIQNTGSDTLRIDSVTSQSASFSVLFSSSKVAPGDTGSIRIRFCPTTLGSASSSVTMTDNSTNGNTTIIGMMGNGVRYYPMVGSYFTYDFQQVDTGMHPIGSPQTTTVNIIASGITYQGKTNVELTSDSTYFKIEDNGDLSIWSLGFPTYPATVLVDSGWLTLPVQTQGQNLQLLTDDRNFTDSAGESIAMHVRDSASYIGMSSLAVGSRQYSAIEVRLTELASYASGKGELGIFRAFDGYFSPEIGFVIQQARFGGSEVIAGKRVIQKKGSGDFRKLRAFTLR, encoded by the coding sequence ATGCGTCCCCGAACTTCAATCGCTTTTTCCTGTCTTCTGATGATCGTGGTGATTGCGGGCTGCTCAAGTAGTGCAGTCTCTCCGCCGGCCGTCACACGGACATTCACACTCTCCGCCGGATCGATCGATTTTGGATCGTCGCGCGAGGGATTGTGCACGGACACGCTGCATGGCATTCCAAAAGAAACCATTCTTACGATACAAAACACCGGTAGTGACACGCTCCGCATTGACTCCGTCACGAGTCAATCGGCCTCGTTTAGCGTGCTCTTTTCGTCATCGAAAGTTGCTCCGGGCGATACCGGTTCGATTCGAATCCGATTCTGCCCCACGACATTGGGAAGCGCCAGTAGCAGCGTAACCATGACCGATAATTCAACCAACGGAAATACTACCATCATCGGGATGATGGGCAATGGTGTTCGTTACTATCCGATGGTTGGATCCTATTTTACGTATGATTTCCAGCAGGTTGACACAGGCATGCACCCTATCGGAAGTCCACAAACAACAACGGTCAATATTATCGCAAGTGGGATTACGTATCAAGGCAAAACGAATGTTGAGCTGACATCTGACTCTACCTATTTCAAGATTGAGGACAATGGCGATTTGAGTATATGGAGCCTGGGATTTCCGACCTACCCTGCGACGGTCCTTGTTGACAGTGGCTGGCTGACACTTCCGGTTCAGACTCAAGGTCAGAATCTCCAGCTTCTGACCGACGATCGTAACTTCACTGACAGTGCGGGTGAGTCAATTGCGATGCATGTCAGAGATTCCGCCAGTTATATTGGCATGAGCTCTCTCGCCGTCGGTAGCCGGCAGTATTCGGCCATCGAAGTGCGTCTCACGGAATTGGCCTCATATGCCTCTGGCAAGGGTGAGCTTGGAATCTTCCGGGCATTTGACGGGTACTTTAGTCCCGAGATCGGTTTTGTGATTCAACAAGCAAGATTCGGAGGATCAGAAGTCATCGCAGGTAAAAGGGTCATTCAAAAGAAGGGATCGGGAGATTTTCGCAAGCTGAGGGCCTTCACGCTCAGATAG
- a CDS encoding cysteine desulfurase: MIETECTLDVAAIRKHFPSIAKGRIVTNNAASTQPPAKLADLYRALAPDYENVHRGQSSASKTMTHLFEEAYDTIAAFLGAKSASNIALFRNATEAHNAVMYSLMTEFRDGDNIVTTMMEHNSNYVPWYGLAREILPKFGRTIEVRVVDFDPRTGELDMEDLAAQIDDRTKLVAVSGASNFFGTKNPVKRITELAHASDYNQPHGTSGSYVLIDGAQLVPSTYVDVEALDVDFLSFSFHKVLAPFGVGVLYGKYNLLEQMPPFLYGGDMVLSEEVAVDSVEYNYLPWKFSAGTPNILGAIASAQALRILLDLALSPEEDLYFMTGKPIEREAVREAMGRISAYTRSLAERALERMKTIPGITIYGPLDASKRTSLVAFNVEGRSPYDLADALNEFDVESRAGCHCASLAHRALMLEGSCRLSFYLYNTLDEVDTAVDVLAKIVRENIFATSEAPRRGLATS; the protein is encoded by the coding sequence GTGATTGAAACAGAGTGTACGCTTGATGTCGCCGCGATTCGGAAGCACTTTCCGTCTATCGCCAAAGGCCGAATTGTAACCAATAACGCCGCCAGTACGCAGCCGCCCGCCAAACTCGCGGATCTCTATCGTGCGCTCGCTCCGGACTACGAGAATGTCCATCGTGGACAATCCTCGGCCTCCAAGACGATGACACATCTCTTCGAGGAGGCCTATGATACGATCGCTGCATTCCTTGGTGCAAAGAGCGCGAGCAATATTGCACTCTTCCGAAATGCAACCGAAGCGCACAACGCCGTCATGTATTCACTCATGACGGAATTTCGCGATGGCGACAATATCGTGACTACGATGATGGAGCACAACTCCAATTACGTGCCGTGGTATGGTTTGGCCCGCGAGATTCTTCCAAAGTTTGGCCGTACAATCGAAGTGCGCGTTGTCGATTTCGATCCCCGCACGGGTGAACTTGATATGGAAGATCTGGCCGCACAAATTGATGACCGGACGAAGCTCGTCGCGGTGAGCGGCGCTTCCAACTTCTTCGGCACGAAGAATCCGGTCAAACGGATCACGGAGCTTGCGCACGCGAGCGATTACAACCAACCTCACGGCACAAGCGGAAGCTATGTGCTGATCGATGGTGCCCAATTAGTACCAAGCACCTACGTTGATGTTGAAGCGCTCGATGTGGATTTCTTGTCTTTCTCCTTCCACAAAGTCCTTGCGCCATTTGGCGTCGGGGTTCTATACGGGAAGTACAACTTGCTCGAACAGATGCCGCCGTTCCTCTATGGGGGCGACATGGTCCTCAGCGAAGAAGTAGCCGTCGATAGCGTCGAGTATAATTACCTGCCGTGGAAATTCAGTGCAGGCACGCCGAATATCCTTGGCGCAATCGCATCTGCACAGGCGCTTCGGATCTTGCTCGATCTCGCCTTGAGTCCTGAAGAGGATCTATATTTTATGACGGGCAAGCCGATCGAGCGTGAAGCGGTTCGCGAGGCAATGGGCCGGATTTCCGCATATACTCGTTCACTGGCCGAACGTGCGTTAGAGCGGATGAAGACGATTCCAGGAATTACAATCTATGGACCACTAGATGCCTCCAAACGAACGTCACTGGTGGCGTTCAATGTCGAAGGTCGCAGCCCATACGATCTGGCTGACGCGCTTAACGAATTCGACGTGGAATCCCGCGCAGGGTGCCATTGCGCCAGTCTCGCACACCGTGCGCTCATGCTCGAAGGAAGCTGCCGACTCAGCTTCTATCTCTATAACACGCTCGATGAGGTGGACACTGCTGTCGATGTGCTGGCGAAGATCGTACGCGAGAATATCTTCGCGACGAGTGAAGCGCCCAGGCGCGGGTTAGCCACGAGTTGA
- a CDS encoding T9SS type A sorting domain-containing protein — MKRSIAFFLGFIFLPSVVLAQTPSGVTITQHHRDRQAITSRDYWVALPENYGPDGAGSKYIMLYISSSYPTTAKVAYAGTTTQVAVTPGTPAVFNVPLSLEMQSSDVIESKAIHVWSDDAPLFVDLNQHEAYTSDATYVIPSIGWGTSYVVASYGSLYEGFGSYVYDMPSEFVVLANQDGTSVRITPSTDLRGSTGTTVAHPKGLPFTIQLNAGETVQYKAVAATNMDDFDVTGTSIVSSKPIGVIGATECANIPGNFPYCDYICEMIPPTRTWGTNYYTAPLARRKGGDTYLVIGTTANQIIYRTDSFGQSVFDTLVNPNDHYFQHDVATAGSWTSSTPFLLMQYSNSATWPDNTNGNYDPFMMAVNSTDQFVTPVIFNVLRATGNQQQYVWHVTIVARSGVPVNLDGTKLTGPIYDDNVCAIYQVNGLAPKQHIVTSDSGVAVNVYGDSYDEAVGYAGTIGVSTIGSADTLIPMVVAVSPDPAVTHVDVSDESTNMSGLSQFEVDSMSNMKIVEPDSFVEGDGQAQSSFDLIVLDRTKAAHATVRVLDLAGNYSTIQKDYVANSADVATAPVPSMTSISSTAVTQTIHYSLAKDGYVTIDLFDMLGHRVFSLLSGEQSAGTHALTPDVRLLPSGVYLYRVESQGIVTSGRLSVSH; from the coding sequence ATGAAGCGTTCCATTGCTTTCTTTCTCGGATTCATCTTTCTTCCCTCCGTCGTATTAGCCCAAACGCCTTCCGGTGTTACAATCACGCAACACCATCGTGACCGCCAAGCGATCACCAGCCGTGATTATTGGGTTGCCCTTCCGGAGAATTATGGCCCTGATGGGGCAGGCTCAAAATATATAATGCTATATATCTCGAGCAGCTATCCAACGACGGCCAAGGTGGCGTATGCAGGCACAACGACGCAGGTCGCGGTGACACCTGGCACTCCGGCGGTATTCAATGTGCCACTCAGCCTGGAGATGCAGTCTAGCGATGTGATCGAGAGCAAAGCGATCCATGTTTGGTCCGATGATGCCCCTCTCTTCGTCGATTTGAATCAGCACGAAGCCTACACTTCGGATGCAACGTACGTGATTCCGAGCATCGGATGGGGGACGTCTTATGTCGTCGCTTCCTACGGCTCCCTATATGAAGGATTCGGCTCTTATGTTTATGACATGCCATCCGAATTCGTCGTGCTTGCGAATCAGGACGGGACGAGCGTTCGTATTACACCTTCGACCGATCTTCGTGGTTCGACCGGTACCACGGTTGCCCATCCAAAGGGTCTGCCGTTCACCATTCAATTAAATGCCGGCGAGACGGTCCAATATAAGGCTGTTGCTGCCACCAACATGGATGACTTCGATGTAACTGGCACTTCGATTGTCTCCTCGAAGCCAATTGGCGTGATCGGTGCCACCGAATGTGCCAACATTCCGGGTAATTTTCCTTACTGCGATTACATTTGCGAGATGATCCCTCCGACCCGGACGTGGGGCACTAATTATTACACGGCACCACTCGCACGTAGAAAGGGTGGAGATACATACCTGGTTATTGGAACTACGGCAAACCAGATCATCTATCGGACCGATTCCTTTGGCCAGTCAGTCTTCGACACGCTGGTCAATCCAAACGATCACTATTTCCAGCACGACGTGGCAACGGCAGGGAGTTGGACAAGCTCCACTCCGTTTTTGCTCATGCAGTACTCCAACAGTGCCACCTGGCCTGACAATACGAATGGCAACTATGATCCGTTTATGATGGCTGTCAATTCCACCGATCAGTTCGTGACGCCGGTAATCTTCAACGTTCTCCGTGCGACTGGCAACCAGCAACAATATGTCTGGCACGTCACCATTGTGGCACGCTCGGGTGTACCCGTCAACCTCGATGGAACGAAGCTCACCGGTCCAATTTACGATGATAACGTTTGCGCGATCTATCAAGTAAATGGATTGGCCCCGAAGCAGCACATCGTGACCTCAGACAGTGGTGTAGCCGTGAATGTCTATGGCGATAGCTATGATGAAGCCGTCGGATATGCCGGGACGATCGGCGTCTCGACGATCGGAAGTGCGGATACCCTCATACCGATGGTCGTAGCGGTGAGTCCGGATCCGGCCGTCACCCACGTGGATGTTTCGGATGAATCGACGAACATGTCGGGCCTTTCACAATTTGAAGTGGACAGCATGTCCAACATGAAGATTGTAGAGCCAGACTCGTTCGTTGAGGGAGACGGTCAGGCCCAGTCCTCATTCGACCTGATCGTCCTCGATCGGACGAAAGCGGCACACGCCACCGTCCGCGTGCTCGATCTTGCAGGCAATTACTCCACGATCCAAAAGGATTACGTTGCCAACTCCGCCGATGTCGCGACCGCCCCGGTTCCATCGATGACCTCCATCAGTAGCACGGCCGTGACACAAACGATTCATTACTCCCTCGCGAAGGATGGTTACGTCACGATCGATCTATTCGATATGCTTGGGCACCGGGTATTTTCGTTGCTGAGTGGCGAGCAATCCGCTGGCACTCACGCACTTACGCCTGATGTGCGATTGTTGCCCTCCGGTGTGTATCTTTATCGAGTCGAATCCCAGGGCATTGTGACCTCCGGACGGCTATCGGTATCCCACTAA